One genomic window of Bradyrhizobium sp. B124 includes the following:
- a CDS encoding ArsI/CadI family heavy metal resistance metalloenzyme: MKRMHVHVAVKDIPQSVSFYSALFGAEPTIVKSDYAKWMLDDPRVNFAISTRGREPGLDHLGIQVESAEELGEVYGRLRKAGGEVIEQGQTVCCYARSEKSWIDDPAGIAWETFHTTGESIVYGDGSGERTARVAHEKLDGQQSACCAPQPQAAPPEAPACCKA; the protein is encoded by the coding sequence ATGAAGCGCATGCATGTTCACGTCGCCGTCAAGGACATCCCGCAATCGGTCAGCTTCTACTCGGCGTTGTTCGGCGCCGAACCGACGATCGTGAAATCCGATTATGCCAAATGGATGCTCGACGATCCCCGCGTCAACTTCGCGATCTCGACCCGAGGCCGCGAGCCGGGGCTCGATCACCTCGGCATTCAGGTGGAGAGCGCCGAGGAGCTCGGCGAGGTCTATGGCCGGCTGCGCAAGGCGGGCGGCGAGGTGATCGAGCAGGGCCAGACGGTGTGCTGCTATGCCAGGTCCGAGAAGTCGTGGATCGATGATCCCGCGGGGATCGCGTGGGAGACCTTCCATACGACCGGCGAAAGCATCGTCTACGGCGACGGCAGCGGCGAGCGGACCGCGCGCGTCGCACACGAGAAGCTGGACGGGCAGCAAAGCGCCTGTTGTGCGCCACAGCCCCAGGCCGCGCCGCCCGAGGCTCCGGCCTGCTGCAAGGCGTGA
- a CDS encoding efflux RND transporter periplasmic adaptor subunit, whose translation MKRVVLFFAGVAAGIALIILAAGWIGWPVRFPATTQETATADPPKVEAAHEAPGHIELSEDQIRESGITLAPAGGGMLKRHFLAPGSLIPDADHIGRVSVRVLATVTELRKRLGDVVEKGEIVAAIESREVADAKSEYLAARLTNDLQQTLYARQKTLVETRIVSENEFLRTRLTANDAQIKLDGARQKLFALGLSESEITDLPNQPPESLRTQFLRAPISGRVSERRVDLGGLVGREGQESELYVIVNLDDIWVDLAVSPEDIGAVREGVSVKIRAIGTEDEANAGVIFVSPLLDRETRNARVIATMPNKEHRWKPGTFVTAEVPLSGAPSTVMVTKKAIQTIKGTPTVFVRDADGFEARSVRTGREDDNDIEIVAGLAAGETIAVQNTFTLKAEVEKDEAEHGHD comes from the coding sequence ATGAAACGGGTTGTTCTATTCTTCGCCGGCGTGGCTGCCGGCATTGCACTGATCATTCTGGCGGCCGGATGGATCGGCTGGCCAGTCAGGTTCCCGGCCACGACGCAGGAGACGGCGACCGCAGATCCACCGAAAGTCGAGGCCGCGCATGAAGCTCCCGGACATATCGAGCTAAGCGAAGACCAGATCCGTGAATCTGGCATCACGCTCGCACCGGCCGGCGGCGGCATGCTGAAGCGGCATTTCCTCGCGCCGGGATCGTTGATCCCCGACGCCGATCATATCGGCCGCGTCTCGGTCCGCGTGCTCGCGACGGTCACGGAACTGCGCAAGCGTCTCGGCGACGTGGTCGAGAAAGGCGAGATCGTCGCTGCGATCGAAAGTCGTGAGGTGGCCGACGCCAAGAGCGAATACCTCGCCGCGCGGCTCACCAACGACCTGCAGCAGACGCTCTACGCGCGACAGAAGACGCTGGTCGAGACCCGCATCGTCTCGGAAAACGAGTTCCTGCGCACGCGACTGACCGCGAACGACGCCCAGATCAAGCTCGACGGCGCGCGGCAAAAACTGTTTGCGCTCGGCCTGTCGGAAAGCGAGATCACCGATCTGCCCAACCAGCCGCCCGAAAGCCTGCGGACGCAGTTCCTGCGCGCGCCGATCAGCGGCCGGGTGTCCGAACGGCGCGTCGATCTCGGCGGCCTGGTCGGGCGCGAGGGGCAGGAAAGCGAACTCTACGTCATCGTCAATCTCGACGACATCTGGGTCGATCTGGCGGTTTCGCCCGAAGACATCGGCGCGGTCCGCGAAGGCGTTTCGGTCAAGATCCGCGCCATCGGCACCGAGGATGAAGCCAATGCCGGCGTGATCTTCGTCAGCCCCCTGCTCGACCGCGAGACCCGCAATGCCCGCGTGATCGCGACCATGCCCAACAAGGAGCACCGCTGGAAGCCCGGCACCTTCGTCACCGCGGAAGTGCCGCTGTCAGGCGCGCCGTCGACGGTGATGGTGACGAAGAAGGCCATTCAAACCATCAAGGGAACGCCGACCGTGTTCGTGCGCGACGCCGACGGCTTCGAGGCGAGGTCGGTACGGACCGGCCGTGAGGACGATAACGACATCGAAATCGTCGCGGGTCTTGCCGCCGGCGAGACCATTGCGGTGCAGAACACCTTCACGTTGAAGGCCGAAGTCGAGAAGGACGAAGCGGAGCACGGCCATGATTGA
- a CDS encoding EAL domain-containing protein: MSVVSTNSVKPEHRRLSIKGVLRATRMGAIQWLVLSAALLVLAITLGTGYLALQFRERALEMSERELNNTALLLSRHFDQQLSDLQHVHDDIVNYLRSEQVETADQFEKNMSLLSAHEMLRTRLAALPHVGGLNLFNAKGWLINSSEMWPVPDVSIAERRYFQEFTSGRPTSPVIVEPAMSKVTGNWTTIFARKITGRNGEIIGFASRGVEPSHFEYFLASLALSGDTVISMIHRDGTIIARYPQDAGVIGRNIINLPVFQKVISFGGNTSGRFVGASGEENVGAVRLLSHFPILILATTKTSSALEDWRAQTKLQFCAAVLAVLVISFAVFLIVRQLQRQHDAAQRRLSEKSQHLDTAINTMTQGLLLFDASARLVICNQRYIDMFGLSPDVARPGCHLRDLILHRQALGSFVGDVDEYCARFTNPKGDEIRDSVIVTPDGRSIRLIYKRAPDGGWATTLEDVTDGRRAQAQIEYLAHYDALTNLPNRTLFQRHAEELLREATVREFAIHYIDIDEFKRINDTLGHPIGDEFLRRVADKLRQSVGSNDFIARLGGDEFAIVQHDIMSDDDVSDLVARVYQSLRTPFDCHGHWLSSDASIGIAIAPRHGSDLFGLLKCADLAMYAAKAAGRRTYRFFDPAMEKQANLRRALEADLRSALAEDRFELHYQPLVDLRSDEVTGCEALLRWRHPVRGMISPAEFIPVAEETGLIEEIGQWVLRTACIEAAGWPAHVRLAVNVSPIQFKSETLALKVASALAESGLDPRRLELEITEAVLIADDDAALVTLGQLRALGVHIALDDFGTGYSSLQYLQRFPFDKIKIDRSFVKEVTRNSGSASIIRAVVSIAADRNMITTAEGVETDQQRDTVQMLGCTQMQGYLFSKPVPAQDLRTLLAADSVEDAA, translated from the coding sequence ATGTCGGTTGTGTCAACGAACAGCGTGAAGCCGGAGCACCGGCGGCTGTCGATCAAGGGTGTGTTGCGCGCCACCAGGATGGGCGCCATTCAGTGGCTCGTCCTGAGCGCCGCGCTGCTGGTGCTCGCCATCACGCTTGGCACCGGCTATCTCGCGCTGCAGTTTCGCGAGCGCGCGCTGGAGATGTCCGAACGCGAGCTCAACAACACCGCGCTGCTGCTGTCGCGGCATTTCGACCAGCAGCTCAGCGACCTCCAGCATGTCCACGACGACATCGTGAACTATCTGCGGTCGGAGCAGGTCGAGACCGCCGATCAGTTCGAAAAGAACATGTCGCTTTTGAGCGCACACGAGATGCTGCGCACGCGGCTGGCCGCGCTGCCGCATGTCGGCGGGCTCAATTTGTTCAATGCCAAGGGATGGCTGATCAACTCGTCCGAGATGTGGCCGGTGCCCGACGTCAGCATTGCCGAACGGCGCTATTTCCAGGAGTTCACCTCGGGACGACCGACGTCGCCTGTCATCGTCGAACCTGCGATGAGCAAGGTGACGGGCAACTGGACCACGATCTTTGCGCGCAAGATCACCGGGCGCAACGGCGAGATCATCGGCTTTGCGAGCCGCGGCGTCGAGCCCAGCCATTTCGAGTATTTCCTCGCCTCGCTGGCATTGAGCGGCGACACCGTGATTTCGATGATCCACCGCGACGGCACGATCATCGCGCGCTATCCGCAGGATGCCGGCGTGATCGGCCGCAACATCATCAACCTGCCAGTGTTCCAAAAGGTCATCAGCTTTGGCGGCAACACGTCGGGACGGTTCGTTGGCGCTTCTGGCGAGGAGAACGTCGGTGCGGTCAGATTGCTGTCGCATTTTCCGATCCTGATCCTCGCCACTACGAAGACATCGAGCGCGCTGGAGGACTGGCGCGCCCAGACCAAGCTGCAATTCTGCGCGGCCGTGTTGGCGGTACTGGTCATCAGCTTCGCGGTCTTCCTGATCGTCCGCCAGCTGCAGCGGCAGCACGATGCGGCGCAGCGCCGGCTGTCCGAGAAGAGCCAGCATCTCGACACCGCCATCAACACCATGACGCAGGGGCTTTTGCTGTTCGATGCCTCGGCGCGGCTCGTGATTTGCAACCAGCGATATATCGACATGTTCGGCCTGTCGCCCGATGTCGCCAGGCCCGGCTGCCATCTGCGCGATCTGATCCTGCATCGCCAGGCGCTCGGTTCATTTGTCGGCGATGTCGATGAATACTGTGCGCGGTTCACCAATCCCAAGGGTGACGAAATCCGGGATTCGGTGATCGTGACGCCCGACGGCCGCAGCATCCGCCTGATCTACAAACGCGCACCCGACGGCGGCTGGGCTACCACGCTCGAGGACGTCACCGACGGGCGGCGTGCGCAGGCGCAGATCGAGTATCTCGCGCATTACGATGCCTTGACCAATCTGCCGAACCGGACGCTGTTCCAGCGTCACGCGGAAGAATTGTTGCGCGAGGCGACCGTCCGCGAGTTCGCGATCCATTACATCGATATCGACGAGTTCAAGCGGATCAACGACACGCTGGGTCATCCGATCGGCGATGAATTCCTCCGGCGCGTGGCCGACAAGCTGCGCCAGTCGGTCGGATCGAACGACTTCATCGCGCGCCTCGGCGGCGACGAGTTCGCGATCGTCCAGCATGACATCATGTCGGACGACGACGTCAGCGATCTGGTCGCGCGCGTCTATCAGTCACTGCGCACGCCGTTCGACTGCCACGGTCATTGGCTGTCGAGCGACGCCAGCATCGGCATCGCGATCGCCCCGCGTCACGGCTCCGACCTGTTCGGCCTGCTCAAATGCGCCGACCTCGCCATGTACGCGGCCAAGGCCGCCGGCCGCAGGACCTATCGCTTCTTCGATCCGGCGATGGAGAAGCAGGCCAATCTGCGCCGCGCGCTGGAGGCCGATCTGCGAAGTGCGTTGGCGGAAGACCGCTTCGAGCTGCACTATCAGCCGCTGGTCGACCTGCGCAGCGACGAGGTGACCGGCTGCGAGGCGCTGCTGCGCTGGCGGCATCCGGTGCGCGGCATGATCTCCCCGGCGGAGTTCATCCCGGTCGCCGAGGAAACCGGGCTGATCGAGGAAATCGGGCAGTGGGTGTTGCGCACCGCCTGCATCGAGGCGGCGGGCTGGCCGGCGCATGTGCGCTTGGCGGTCAACGTCTCGCCGATCCAGTTCAAGTCGGAGACGCTGGCGCTGAAAGTTGCAAGCGCGCTCGCCGAGAGCGGGCTCGACCCGCGCAGGCTCGAGCTCGAGATCACCGAGGCGGTGCTGATCGCCGACGACGATGCGGCGCTTGTCACGCTCGGCCAGCTGCGCGCGCTCGGCGTCCACATTGCGCTCGACGATTTCGGCACCGGCTACTCGTCGCTGCAATATCTGCAGCGCTTCCCGTTCGACAAGATCAAGATCGACCGCAGCTTCGTCAAGGAAGTGACCCGCAACAGCGGCTCGGCCTCGATCATCCGCGCAGTGGTCTCGATCGCCGCCGACCGCAACATGATCACGACCGCCGAGGGCGTCGAGACCGATCAGCAGCGCGATACCGTGCAGATGCTCGGCTGCACGCAGATGCAGGGCTATCTGTTCAGCAAGCCGGTTCCCGCGCAGGACCTCCGGACGCTGCTCGCGGCCGATAGCGTCGAGGACGCCGCCTGA
- a CDS encoding CusA/CzcA family heavy metal efflux RND transporter gives MIERIIGLAIQRRWVVVTLAAILMFLGGLALTRLPIDAVPDITNKQVQINTVAPALSPAEIEKQITFPIETALAGAPGLESTRSLSRNGFSQITAVFSEATDIYFARQQVGERLTEVRARLPQGIEPRIGPTTTGLGEIYMWTVHYSGQKVQTDGAPGLQSDGRFLTADGQVLQSEVEKDAYLRTVQDWIIKPQIKMVPGVAGVDSIGGYLKQYQVQPDAAKLIALGLTFADVAKAIESNNVSRGARYIERNGEGFVVRSGGRLENIEELGAVVVTTRGGVPVRIRDLASLSIGGETRTGSASENGREVVVGTALMLIGANSRTVSAAVDAKLRAITPSLPAGVAVETVLDRTQLVDATIGTVARNLAEGALLVIAVLFVLLGNFRAALITALVIPIAMLMTAIGMFQGRISANLMSLGALDFGLIVDGAVIITENSLRHLAEKQHVLGRVLTRNERLATVQASAVEMVQPSLYGQAIILLVYVPLLTFTGVEGKMFEPMALTVILALAAAFVLSLTLVPALIAIGITGRVQEKENWLVATLKRWYSPLLRRAVATPLPVIAVAVVLFATALFGFFRLGQEFIPSLDEKNIAMHALRIPSTALSQSQAMQLSVEKAVSRFPQVSFVFSKTGTAEVASDPMPPNASDTFIILKPRAQWPDPSLTKEQLIEDISKAVGRLPGNVYEFTQPIQMRFNELLAGVRGDIAVKVFGDEFEPMQKAANQIAAALRGVRGATDVKVEQAGGLPVLEIKVDKAAIARRGLSVSEVQDVIGAAVGGQDAGVVYEGDRSFDIVVRLPESVRSDLEALSNLPVALPKATPSSPVQSLPLNRVAQFSFTEGPNQISRENGKRRIVVTANVRGRDLGSVVEEAQAKVTQSVQLPPGYWMTWGGQSENLAAARQRLAVVVPACFAMIFLLLLAAMGSTRHALLVFSAVPLALTGGVAALWLRGMPFSISAAVGFIALSGVAVLNGLVMLSFVRQLRERGVPMREAIEQGALTRFRPVVMTALVASLGFVPMAFATGTGAEVQKPLATVVIGGLISATLLTLAVLPALYARYGHAGSAARNESTAVQPAE, from the coding sequence ATGATTGAGCGCATCATCGGTCTCGCGATCCAGCGGCGCTGGGTCGTTGTCACACTGGCGGCCATCCTGATGTTTCTCGGCGGCCTCGCATTGACCAGGCTGCCGATCGACGCAGTGCCCGACATCACCAACAAGCAGGTCCAGATCAACACCGTCGCCCCGGCGTTGTCGCCGGCGGAAATCGAGAAGCAGATCACCTTCCCGATCGAGACGGCGCTGGCGGGCGCGCCGGGGCTGGAGAGCACGCGGTCGCTCTCCCGCAACGGCTTCTCGCAGATCACCGCGGTGTTCAGCGAAGCCACCGACATCTATTTCGCCCGCCAGCAGGTCGGCGAGCGCCTGACCGAGGTGCGCGCGCGCCTGCCCCAGGGCATCGAGCCGCGAATTGGCCCGACCACGACGGGTCTTGGCGAAATCTACATGTGGACCGTCCACTACTCCGGCCAGAAGGTGCAGACCGACGGCGCGCCGGGCCTGCAGAGCGACGGCCGCTTCCTGACGGCGGACGGCCAGGTGTTGCAAAGCGAGGTCGAGAAAGACGCCTATCTGCGCACAGTGCAGGACTGGATCATCAAGCCGCAGATCAAGATGGTGCCTGGCGTCGCCGGCGTCGATTCGATCGGCGGCTATCTCAAGCAGTACCAGGTGCAGCCCGATGCGGCGAAGCTGATCGCGCTCGGCCTCACCTTCGCCGACGTCGCCAAGGCGATCGAGAGCAACAATGTCAGCCGCGGTGCGCGCTATATCGAGCGCAACGGCGAAGGATTCGTGGTTCGGTCCGGCGGCCGCCTCGAGAACATCGAGGAGCTCGGCGCGGTCGTCGTCACCACCCGCGGCGGCGTCCCGGTCCGGATCCGCGACCTCGCCTCGCTCTCGATCGGCGGCGAGACGCGCACCGGCAGCGCCAGCGAGAACGGCCGCGAGGTCGTGGTCGGCACCGCACTGATGCTGATCGGCGCCAACAGCCGCACGGTATCGGCCGCGGTCGACGCCAAACTGCGTGCGATCACGCCATCCTTGCCGGCAGGCGTCGCAGTCGAGACGGTGCTCGATCGCACCCAGCTGGTCGATGCGACCATCGGCACGGTGGCGCGAAACCTCGCCGAAGGCGCGCTGCTGGTGATCGCGGTTCTGTTCGTGCTGCTCGGCAATTTCCGCGCGGCATTGATCACGGCACTGGTGATCCCGATCGCCATGCTGATGACGGCGATCGGCATGTTTCAGGGCCGCATCAGCGCCAATCTGATGAGCCTCGGTGCACTGGATTTCGGCCTGATCGTCGATGGCGCCGTCATCATCACCGAGAACAGCCTGCGTCATCTTGCCGAGAAGCAGCATGTGCTTGGCCGCGTGCTGACCCGCAACGAACGGCTGGCGACGGTGCAGGCGTCTGCCGTGGAGATGGTGCAGCCGAGCCTCTACGGCCAGGCCATCATCCTGCTGGTCTATGTGCCGCTCCTCACCTTCACCGGCGTCGAAGGCAAGATGTTCGAGCCGATGGCGCTGACCGTGATTCTCGCGCTCGCTGCCGCCTTCGTGCTGTCGCTGACACTGGTTCCGGCGCTGATCGCGATCGGCATCACCGGCCGCGTGCAGGAGAAGGAGAACTGGCTCGTTGCCACATTGAAGCGCTGGTACAGCCCGCTGCTCCGGCGCGCGGTTGCAACGCCCCTACCCGTCATCGCCGTGGCGGTCGTGTTGTTCGCGACCGCCCTGTTCGGGTTCTTCCGGCTCGGCCAGGAGTTCATCCCCTCGCTCGACGAGAAGAACATCGCCATGCACGCGCTGAGAATTCCGAGCACGGCGCTGTCGCAGTCGCAGGCGATGCAACTCTCGGTCGAGAAGGCCGTCAGCCGCTTTCCGCAAGTGTCGTTCGTCTTCTCCAAGACCGGCACCGCGGAGGTGGCGAGCGACCCGATGCCGCCGAACGCATCCGACACCTTCATCATCCTGAAGCCGCGCGCGCAGTGGCCGGATCCGTCGCTGACCAAGGAGCAGTTGATCGAAGACATTTCGAAGGCGGTCGGCCGGCTGCCCGGCAACGTCTATGAATTCACCCAGCCGATCCAGATGCGCTTCAACGAACTGCTCGCCGGCGTTCGCGGCGACATCGCGGTCAAGGTGTTCGGCGACGAGTTCGAGCCGATGCAGAAGGCCGCCAACCAGATCGCCGCCGCGCTGCGCGGCGTGCGCGGCGCGACCGACGTCAAGGTCGAACAGGCCGGTGGCCTGCCCGTGCTCGAGATCAAGGTCGACAAGGCGGCGATCGCCCGGCGGGGCCTCAGCGTCTCCGAGGTCCAGGACGTGATCGGTGCGGCGGTCGGCGGCCAGGATGCCGGCGTCGTCTACGAGGGCGATCGCAGCTTCGACATCGTGGTGCGGTTGCCGGAGAGCGTCCGCTCCGATCTCGAGGCGTTGAGCAATTTGCCGGTCGCCTTGCCGAAGGCAACGCCGAGTTCGCCGGTGCAGAGCCTGCCGCTCAACCGCGTCGCGCAGTTCTCCTTCACCGAGGGGCCGAACCAGATCAGCCGCGAGAACGGCAAGCGCCGCATCGTGGTGACGGCCAATGTCCGCGGCCGCGATCTCGGCTCGGTGGTCGAAGAAGCTCAGGCAAAGGTCACGCAATCGGTGCAGCTGCCGCCCGGCTACTGGATGACCTGGGGCGGCCAATCGGAAAATCTCGCCGCGGCGCGCCAGCGCCTTGCCGTCGTGGTGCCGGCCTGTTTTGCGATGATCTTCCTGTTGCTGCTGGCGGCGATGGGCTCGACGCGCCATGCGCTGCTGGTGTTCAGCGCGGTGCCGCTGGCGCTCACCGGCGGCGTCGCGGCGCTGTGGCTGCGCGGCATGCCGTTCTCGATCTCGGCGGCGGTCGGCTTCATCGCGCTGTCCGGCGTTGCGGTGCTGAACGGGCTCGTGATGCTGAGCTTCGTCAGGCAATTGCGCGAGCGCGGCGTGCCGATGCGGGAGGCCATCGAGCAAGGCGCCCTCACCCGCTTCCGGCCGGTGGTGATGACTGCGCTGGTGGCCTCGCTCGGTTTCGTGCCGATGGCGTTCGCCACCGGCACCGGCGCCGAGGTGCAGAAGCCGCTCGCCACCGTCGTGATCGGCGGCCTGATCAGCGCGACCCTGCTCACGCTCGCCGTCCTGCCCGCGCTCTATGCACGGTACGGGCATGCCGGCAGCGCCGCGCGCAATGAGAGCACCGCGGTTCAGCCCGCGGAATGA
- a CDS encoding septal ring lytic transglycosylase RlpA family protein, with product MKTAVVSAAMLLFASSMANAESGLASYYRGIGRSGEMTCAHRKRPFGSMVTVSYHGKSIRCRVNDRGPFVRGRIIDVSTTAARALGILQLGVAHVVIE from the coding sequence ATGAAAACCGCAGTAGTGTCCGCGGCCATGCTGCTGTTTGCCTCAAGCATGGCGAACGCAGAGAGCGGCCTTGCGTCCTATTATCGGGGGATCGGCAGGAGTGGCGAGATGACCTGCGCGCATCGCAAGCGGCCATTCGGCAGCATGGTCACCGTGTCCTATCACGGGAAATCGATCCGGTGCCGGGTCAACGACCGCGGACCGTTCGTTCGCGGACGGATCATCGATGTCTCGACCACGGCGGCGCGCGCGCTCGGCATCCTTCAGCTCGGCGTCGCGCATGTGGTGATCGAGTAG
- a CDS encoding PAS domain-containing protein, protein MTPPDPADVLPEAAAAERLRQHLEEIARERDRAHRELQEREAELARIQRIARVGGLEIDFRDGVRNRRSPEYLLVHGLPPEEVNETYENWVARIHPDDRERTIKHLFGLLKAGGEDYTAEYRIIRPNDGESRWIRVVAKIDRDRNGRALRLVGADLDVTDQMLAQETLRESEERFRLIADSAPVPIWVTKLDRTRSFANQAYLDFLGLPFEEAVVFDWRKALHPDDLPNILQQQITGELSLKPFVLEARYRNAAGDWRWLRSESQPRWDPNGKHIGFIGVAHDITAAKEAEIELRKLNESLERRILERTAQLESREAQTRAILETSHQYQMLLNRDGDLLYTNQTALAGIRAEAADVVGKPFWDTPWFTATDGMPRVIQNAFATAMRGEEVKIELQLHLPIGERYFDFAMRPLQDQHGTIVGAVPEAVDITERRLGEEALRQSQKMEAVGQLTGGVAHDFNNLLTIIRSATDFLRRRELPDERRRRYIDAISETVERASKLTAQLLAFARRQPLNPEVFNVGTQVDSVVQLIRPLVGARIHIEVRIEDPDCFAIADIGQFETAMINLAVNGRDAMNGEGQLTIGVRKVKHIPALRAQASRSGDFVTVSIQDTGTGISPENLDAIFEPFFTTKEVGKGTGLGLSQAFGFVKQSDGDIEVTSTPGHGATFTIYLPQAMRPADAKVAASAGIEQASIGRGYRVLVVEDNDDVGQFSTELLEDLGYSVKRAANANAALSILSENEFAADLVFSDVIMPGMNGVELAGVIRDRFPGLPVVLTSGYSNVLAENAHSGFELIQKPYSVEALSRTLRKAIAEQRATTSKP, encoded by the coding sequence ATGACCCCACCCGATCCCGCTGATGTGCTTCCCGAAGCTGCGGCAGCCGAACGGCTGCGGCAGCACCTTGAGGAGATCGCGCGCGAACGCGACCGCGCCCATCGCGAGCTTCAGGAGCGCGAGGCCGAGCTGGCACGGATCCAGCGTATCGCGCGGGTCGGCGGGCTCGAGATCGATTTCCGCGACGGCGTGCGCAACCGCCGCTCTCCCGAATATCTGCTGGTGCACGGCCTGCCGCCCGAGGAGGTCAACGAGACCTATGAGAACTGGGTCGCGCGCATCCACCCCGATGATCGCGAACGAACCATCAAGCACCTGTTCGGCCTGCTGAAGGCCGGCGGCGAGGATTACACCGCCGAGTACCGCATCATCCGCCCGAACGACGGCGAGAGCCGCTGGATCCGTGTCGTCGCCAAGATCGACCGCGACCGCAACGGCCGTGCGCTGCGGCTGGTCGGTGCCGATCTCGACGTCACCGATCAGATGCTGGCGCAGGAAACCCTGCGCGAGAGCGAGGAACGCTTCCGCCTGATCGCCGACAGCGCGCCGGTGCCGATCTGGGTGACCAAGCTCGACCGCACCCGCTCCTTCGCCAACCAGGCCTATCTGGATTTCCTCGGCCTGCCGTTCGAGGAAGCCGTCGTGTTCGACTGGCGCAAGGCGCTGCATCCGGATGATCTGCCGAACATCCTGCAGCAGCAGATCACCGGCGAATTGTCGCTCAAGCCATTCGTGCTCGAGGCACGCTACCGGAATGCCGCGGGCGATTGGCGCTGGCTGCGCTCGGAATCGCAACCGCGCTGGGACCCGAACGGCAAGCATATCGGCTTCATCGGCGTCGCCCACGACATCACCGCGGCCAAGGAAGCCGAGATCGAGCTGCGCAAGCTCAACGAGTCGCTGGAGCGGCGCATCCTGGAGCGCACCGCCCAGCTCGAATCCCGCGAAGCGCAGACCCGCGCGATCCTGGAAACCAGCCATCAATATCAGATGCTGCTCAACCGGGATGGCGACCTGCTCTACACCAACCAGACCGCGCTGGCCGGCATCCGCGCCGAGGCCGCCGACGTCGTCGGCAAACCGTTCTGGGACACGCCCTGGTTCACTGCGACCGACGGCATGCCGCGCGTGATCCAGAATGCCTTTGCGACCGCGATGCGGGGCGAGGAAGTCAAGATCGAGCTGCAGCTGCACCTGCCGATCGGCGAGCGCTATTTCGATTTCGCGATGCGCCCGTTGCAGGACCAGCACGGCACGATCGTCGGCGCGGTGCCGGAGGCTGTCGACATCACCGAACGGCGCCTTGGCGAGGAAGCCCTGCGGCAGTCGCAGAAGATGGAAGCGGTCGGCCAGCTCACCGGCGGCGTCGCGCACGACTTCAACAATCTGCTCACCATCATCCGCTCCGCGACCGACTTCCTGCGCCGCCGCGAGCTGCCGGACGAGCGGCGACGCCGCTACATCGATGCGATCTCGGAGACCGTGGAGCGGGCCTCCAAGCTCACCGCGCAGCTCCTGGCGTTTGCGCGCAGGCAACCGCTCAATCCCGAAGTGTTCAATGTCGGGACGCAGGTCGATAGCGTGGTGCAGCTGATCCGTCCGCTGGTCGGCGCGCGGATCCACATCGAGGTCAGGATCGAGGATCCCGACTGCTTTGCGATCGCCGATATCGGCCAGTTCGAGACCGCGATGATCAACCTTGCGGTCAATGGCCGCGACGCCATGAACGGCGAAGGCCAGCTGACGATCGGCGTCAGGAAGGTCAAGCACATCCCTGCCCTGCGCGCCCAGGCCTCGCGCAGCGGCGATTTCGTGACGGTCTCGATCCAGGATACCGGCACCGGCATCTCGCCGGAAAATCTCGACGCTATCTTCGAACCATTCTTCACGACCAAGGAGGTCGGCAAGGGAACGGGCCTCGGACTGAGCCAGGCGTTCGGTTTCGTCAAGCAATCCGACGGCGATATCGAGGTGACCAGCACGCCCGGGCACGGCGCAACCTTCACCATCTATCTGCCGCAGGCGATGCGCCCGGCGGACGCCAAGGTCGCGGCCAGCGCCGGCATCGAGCAGGCCTCGATCGGCCGCGGCTATCGCGTCCTCGTGGTCGAGGACAACGACGATGTCGGCCAGTTCTCCACCGAGCTGCTCGAGGATCTCGGCTATTCGGTCAAGCGCGCAGCGAACGCCAACGCGGCGCTGTCGATCCTCTCCGAGAACGAGTTCGCCGCCGACCTCGTGTTCTCCGACGTGATCATGCCCGGCATGAACGGCGTCGAGCTCGCCGGCGTGATCCGCGATCGCTTTCCCGGCCTGCCGGTGGTGCTGACCAGCGGCTACAGCAACGTGCTCGCCGAGAACGCGCATAGCGGCTTCGAGCTGATCCAGAAACCCTATTCGGTCGAGGCGCTGTCGCGCACGCTCCGCAAGGCGATCGCCGAGCAGCGGGCGACCACCTCAAAACCCTGA